AGCGCCTGCCAGTCGTCAAGGCTCAGTTCCACTTCTTCGTTGTTTTCCGTCAGCACAGAAAGAGAATTGCGAAACATGTTGGCCCGCAAAACCTTCATGGGGCCTTTGTCTGTCTGATACTTCTTTCCAAGCCTTGGGCACATGCGGTGGAAATGGTCGTAATTGTCCTGCTCGTACGAAAGGCAGCAGAGCAAACGGCCACAAATGCCCGAAATTTTTGCCGGGTTCAAAAAGAGGTTTTGCTCTTTTGCCATGCGTATGGTCACCGGCGCAAACTTGCGCAGGTAGCGGCGGCAGCAGCACACCATGCCGCAGTTGCCCACGGCACCCACCATCTGCGTTTCGTGGCGCACGCCAATCTGGCGCAGCTCGATACGCGCACGGTATTCGCGCACCAGGTCTTTGACCAGATCGCGAAAATCAATGCGTGAGGGGGCTGTAAAGTAAAAGATGAGCTTGCTGCGGTCAAAAAAGACCTCCACGTCCACAAGCTTCATATCAAGATCGCGGTCGCGGATGCACTGACGGCAGAATTCCTGCGCTTCACGCGCCATCTGCTCGTTGGCTTCGCCACGGTGAATGTCTTCCGAGCCGGCGTGCCGCAGAATTGAGGGCAGTTCCTGCTCCATCTGACCGGGCAGGTGTTCTGCCGGGCCAGATACTATCTCGGCCAGGGTTTGTCCCTGTTCTGCCTCGATAAGCACATGATCTCCCCGTTTGAAGCCGGGGAGGCCGGAATAATAGCTTGTCTGTCCAAGCGTTCTGAAACGAAGGCCATATATGGGCATAAGTAGTCGCTTCGCAAAGGTAGTAGAAAATGAATTCTGAAAAGGTTCTTTTCCGTCATTAATGCCGTGCTGTCAACTGGGCGACGGCTTCGGCCACGGCTGGGGCCGCGCTGTTGAGGCGTTTTTTGGCTGCGGCTTGCAAAGCAGGGATGCCTGATTTACATTTTTAAGAATACAGGAGTAATTGCCATGATACAACGTCAGGCGGCCCTCGATATGCTGGCCGAAAATAAAACTCCAGCATCGCTGCTGCAACATGCCCTTGCCTCGGAAGTCATTATGCGTGCCCTTGCGGTGCGTTTTGGTGAAAATGAAGACCTGTGGGGCCTTACCGGCCTGCTACACGATCTCGACTACCCCACTACCGCCGAAAATCCCGCCCGTCATGGGCTGGATACTGCCGATATACTGGCTGGCAAGCTGCCGGAAGAAGCCCTTACCGCCATTCGCGCCCACAATGCAGAAATGAACGGCGCAAGCGCCCCGGCCTGTCGCTTTGACTATGCCCTGCGCTGCGGCGAAACCGTTACCGGGCTTATCTCTGCCGCTGCCCTCATGCGGCCCACCGGCATGGAAGGCATGGAAGTAAAAAGCATAAAGAAAAAGATGAAGGACAAGGCCTTTGCCGCCAGCGTATGCCGCGACAATATTCGCCAGTGCGCCGAAGCCGGGCTTGAGCTTGATGAATTTCTTGCCCTGTCCATCGAGGCCATGCGCACCCATTCTGCCGAACTCGGTTTAAGCAAATAACCAGAGGCTCATCATGCAAGAATGTTCGCTGCAAACGGAAATACGCACTCTTGGCCCTTGCAAGCTTGATTCTGTGCTGCCCTACCGCACCTGGGCAGACAACAAGACCGTGCAGATCGTTGTTGACGAAGAACTATTGGAAGAAGCGGACTCGCCCTTCAGCGTATGTCTTGAAGCCGCGGGCCCCCGCAAAAAGCTCTATTTCGACACCACGCGCGCCAAATGCGCCATTGTTACCTGCGGCGGCCTCTGCCCCGGCATCAACGATGTTATTCGCGCCATAGTGATGGAGGCCTTCCATGCCTACAATGTGCCCTCGATTCTTGGCATACCCTATGGGCTGGAGGGTTTTATTCCCAAGTACGGGCATACTCCGGTTGAGCTTACGCCCTCAAGCGTAGCCGACATTCACCGCTTTGGCGGAACCATGCTTGGCTCTTCGCGCGGGCCTCAGTCGCCCGAAGAAATCGTCGATACCCTTGAGCGCAGCAACGTCAACGTGCTCTTTGTCATTGGCGGCGACGGCACCATGAAGGCCGCGCTCGCCATCAGCAGCGAGGTACAGTCGCGTGGGCTCAAGATATCCGTCATTGGCATTCCCAAAACCATTGATAACGATATCAACTTCATCCCCCAGTCATTTGGTTTTGAAACTGCCGCCTTCAAGGCCACAGAGGCCATTGAATGCGCCCATACCGAGGCCTGCGGCGTGCCCAACGGCATTGGGCTGGTAAAGCTGATGGGGCGCGAATCGGGCTTTATTGCCGCTCGTGCGGCTCTTGCCCTTAAAGAAGTGAACTTTGTGCTGATTCCAGAGGCTCCCTTTGCCTTTGAGGGCGAGGGCGGCCTTTTGCCAGCACTGGAAGAAAGGCTGCGTTCTCGCGGGCATGCCGTGATTGTTGCCGCCGAGGGTGCAGGCCAGCACCTGATGGAAAGCCACACCGGCAAGGATGCCTCGGGCAATCCCGTGCTGGGCGACGTGGCCGACCTGCTGCGCAAAAATATCAGCGTCTACCTTGGCGAGCGCGGCATCGAGCATTCCATGAAGTATATTGACCCGAGCTACATCATTCGCTCCATTCCGGCCAATGCAAATGACAAGGTTTACTGTGGTTTTTTGGGCCAGTACGCCGTGCACGCGGCCATGGCAGGCCGCACCGACATGGTTGTGGGCAAAATTCAGGATCGCTATGTTCATCTGCCGCTTGAGCTTGTCAC
The Desulfovibrio sp. DNA segment above includes these coding regions:
- a CDS encoding ATP-dependent 6-phosphofructokinase yields the protein MQECSLQTEIRTLGPCKLDSVLPYRTWADNKTVQIVVDEELLEEADSPFSVCLEAAGPRKKLYFDTTRAKCAIVTCGGLCPGINDVIRAIVMEAFHAYNVPSILGIPYGLEGFIPKYGHTPVELTPSSVADIHRFGGTMLGSSRGPQSPEEIVDTLERSNVNVLFVIGGDGTMKAALAISSEVQSRGLKISVIGIPKTIDNDINFIPQSFGFETAAFKATEAIECAHTEACGVPNGIGLVKLMGRESGFIAARAALALKEVNFVLIPEAPFAFEGEGGLLPALEERLRSRGHAVIVAAEGAGQHLMESHTGKDASGNPVLGDVADLLRKNISVYLGERGIEHSMKYIDPSYIIRSIPANANDKVYCGFLGQYAVHAAMAGRTDMVVGKIQDRYVHLPLELVTRKRRKLNIYSDLWRAVLESTGQGMLHGMLPPE
- a CDS encoding HD domain-containing protein, with translation MIQRQAALDMLAENKTPASLLQHALASEVIMRALAVRFGENEDLWGLTGLLHDLDYPTTAENPARHGLDTADILAGKLPEEALTAIRAHNAEMNGASAPACRFDYALRCGETVTGLISAAALMRPTGMEGMEVKSIKKKMKDKAFAASVCRDNIRQCAEAGLELDEFLALSIEAMRTHSAELGLSK
- the ricT gene encoding regulatory iron-sulfur-containing complex subunit RicT, with amino-acid sequence MLIEAEQGQTLAEIVSGPAEHLPGQMEQELPSILRHAGSEDIHRGEANEQMAREAQEFCRQCIRDRDLDMKLVDVEVFFDRSKLIFYFTAPSRIDFRDLVKDLVREYRARIELRQIGVRHETQMVGAVGNCGMVCCCRRYLRKFAPVTIRMAKEQNLFLNPAKISGICGRLLCCLSYEQDNYDHFHRMCPRLGKKYQTDKGPMKVLRANMFRNSLSVLTENNEEVELSLDDWQALSPHRPEAPQGTQQKQPPKGPVGDSLLVVSATPDTLDSLDFMDEFRQDERDAQADESAAEPGERGAGAEAQAEPGKSRRKRRRKSQRPDHE